From a single Candidatus Omnitrophota bacterium genomic region:
- a CDS encoding alginate export family protein, giving the protein MKLMKVLFVAAIVVAIAAPTFAAVQNIKVSGSVEEQAIYMSNFDLASKSEESTARRFAPPMPQIAGSGNSINEDSESFILSTIKVGVDSDLTDNVSASIVLSNQTKWGNNAILGDGVQVNKAFVTLKEFFYQPLTLKVGRQDLKFGNGFIVGPGIFRDPQNTFGLPQQDLAVDRFNLGGGNQLVTPGGPNGLQFSDATYYDAIRATLDLDPWTVDAIYSKISQTGTARVDEELAGANVAYKFDQYNAKAEAYYFFKYNPGLNDDMGLIDTVDYTATGAAFGGFILDQSVPGVGARVYEKEETHVFGMRGDIDPIENLVLSGEGALQWGQLKDSEGPWGKGTDNGSINRGKLAWAINAYGNYTWKEVAYKPNLGLGVEILSGQNAGNSGKWTAWDPMFRGNSLSMIRGYMAGQQAAFNNIGGNIYSTLDMKDPSGSTDAITMYIDGGLKPMDDLSIKARWLHFWTEKKPVDGRSRNLGDEVDTTILYDYTEDVQFDLTGAVFVPETFYSNNNDGFTKSTTPAVIVTGGVKVTF; this is encoded by the coding sequence ATGAAGTTAATGAAAGTTCTCTTCGTAGCTGCGATAGTAGTCGCGATAGCGGCTCCTACGTTCGCTGCGGTACAGAACATTAAAGTTAGCGGTTCCGTAGAGGAACAGGCTATCTATATGAGCAACTTTGACCTAGCGTCAAAGAGCGAAGAAAGCACAGCAAGGCGCTTTGCTCCTCCTATGCCTCAGATAGCCGGTTCAGGCAACTCCATAAACGAAGATTCAGAATCCTTCATTCTCTCGACCATAAAGGTCGGAGTGGATTCTGACCTGACCGATAACGTCTCGGCTTCGATCGTTCTGTCAAACCAGACCAAGTGGGGCAACAATGCCATTCTTGGTGACGGCGTACAGGTGAACAAGGCGTTCGTAACGCTGAAAGAGTTCTTCTATCAGCCGTTGACATTGAAGGTCGGACGTCAGGACCTGAAATTCGGTAACGGTTTCATAGTCGGACCTGGTATCTTCAGGGACCCGCAGAATACATTCGGGTTACCCCAGCAAGATCTAGCGGTTGACCGTTTCAACTTAGGCGGTGGAAACCAGCTCGTCACGCCGGGCGGTCCTAACGGTTTGCAGTTTAGCGACGCTACCTATTATGACGCTATACGCGCGACCTTAGACCTGGATCCGTGGACGGTTGATGCTATCTATTCGAAGATCAGCCAGACCGGAACCGCGAGAGTCGATGAAGAGTTGGCCGGTGCCAATGTCGCATACAAGTTCGACCAGTACAATGCGAAGGCCGAAGCTTACTACTTCTTCAAGTATAATCCCGGCTTGAACGATGACATGGGATTGATTGACACAGTCGATTACACAGCGACCGGCGCCGCGTTCGGCGGTTTCATATTGGACCAGTCCGTTCCGGGCGTAGGAGCTAGGGTATACGAGAAGGAAGAAACACATGTATTCGGTATGAGGGGTGATATCGATCCGATCGAGAACCTCGTACTTTCCGGTGAAGGCGCGTTACAGTGGGGCCAGCTCAAGGACTCTGAAGGTCCGTGGGGCAAAGGCACCGATAACGGCTCGATCAACAGAGGCAAGTTGGCCTGGGCTATCAATGCCTATGGTAACTATACCTGGAAAGAAGTCGCCTACAAACCTAATTTAGGCTTAGGCGTCGAAATTCTTTCAGGCCAGAACGCCGGCAACAGCGGCAAGTGGACCGCGTGGGATCCGATGTTCAGGGGCAACTCCCTGTCCATGATCCGCGGTTACATGGCCGGTCAGCAGGCTGCGTTCAACAACATCGGTGGTAACATCTACTCGACGTTAGACATGAAAGATCCGTCAGGTTCAACAGACGCGATAACCATGTACATCGATGGCGGATTGAAACCGATGGACGACCTCTCAATCAAGGCGAGATGGCTGCACTTCTGGACCGAGAAGAAACCGGTCGACGGAAGAAGCAGGAACCTCGGTGATGAGGTCGATACGACGATCCTGTACGATTACACGGAAGATGTCCAGTTCGATCTAACTGGCGCCGTGTTCGTTCCGGAGACGTTCTATAGCAACAACAATGATGGTTTCACCAAGAGCACGACCCCTGCTGTGATCGTGACTGGCGGTGTGAAAGTAACCTTCTAA
- a CDS encoding sigma-70 family RNA polymerase sigma factor translates to MEPIKAYLKDIEKIALLTAEEEVELSKLAKKGDVKAEKRMIQSNLRLVVSIAKKYSYFGVPLLDLIEEGNLGLMKAVKKFNHNKGFRFSTYAAWWIKQYILRAVANQGKTVRIPVYMMELTSRWKKTIEKLSQKLGRKPSTAEIAKSMQIPVRKAQELETVMTQPTSLESPVGEDDSGTMMDLIEDTKASSASEELSNFLRQEKIADLFKKMNKREQEILNMRFGLKDDAPHTLEEVAEKFKITRERVRQIEEAALRKLRKNMTTQEMQ, encoded by the coding sequence ATGGAACCGATCAAGGCGTATCTCAAGGATATAGAGAAGATAGCGCTTTTGACCGCCGAAGAGGAAGTAGAGTTATCCAAACTGGCTAAAAAAGGCGACGTCAAAGCGGAGAAGAGGATGATACAATCGAACCTCCGTCTTGTCGTCAGCATAGCCAAGAAATACAGCTACTTCGGTGTTCCGCTGCTGGACCTTATAGAAGAAGGCAACCTCGGCCTGATGAAGGCCGTAAAAAAATTCAACCACAATAAGGGGTTCCGTTTCTCGACTTACGCCGCATGGTGGATAAAACAATACATCCTCCGCGCGGTCGCAAACCAGGGAAAGACGGTCAGGATCCCGGTCTACATGATGGAGCTGACGTCGAGGTGGAAGAAGACCATCGAAAAGCTTTCCCAGAAACTGGGAAGGAAACCTTCGACCGCCGAGATAGCGAAGTCGATGCAGATACCCGTAAGGAAGGCGCAGGAGCTCGAGACCGTAATGACGCAGCCTACTTCGCTCGAGTCGCCGGTAGGCGAAGACGACAGCGGGACCATGATGGACCTCATCGAGGACACCAAGGCGTCTTCGGCCAGCGAGGAGTTGTCGAACTTCCTGCGCCAGGAGAAGATCGCCGACCTCTTCAAAAAAATGAACAAGAGGGAGCAGGAGATCCTCAACATGCGGTTCGGCCTTAAGGACGATGCCCCGCATACGCTCGAAGAGGTGGCGGAAAAATTCAAGATAACGCGGGAGAGGGTAAGGCAGATAGAAGAGGCGGCATTAAGGAAACTCAGGAAGAACATGACGACCCAGGAGATGCAATAA
- the ppdK gene encoding pyruvate, phosphate dikinase: MGSKKVAAKVKGNKKYVYSFGGGKADGNESMKNLLGGKGANLAEMAGHKDLKLPVPPGFTITTDVCTYYYQNKRTYPAALKEQVNKALVLVEKLMGRKFGDPVNPLLVSVRSGARKSMPGMMETVLNVGLTEKTIPGLIKQSGGNTRFVYDAYRRLITMYSDVVMEKAAGIEPADDMGIRKQLERIMDKLKKEKGYSSDTDMTADDLKVICNQYKAKIKETLKKEFPDDPMEQMWGGIGAVFASWNGKRAISYRRIEAIPDEWGTAVNVQTMVFGNMGEDSATGVAFTRNPGNGENGFYGEYLINAQGEDVVAGIRTPGPINGYSKSEHNKSLKTLEEVMPKIYKELVDFRRRLEKHYHDMQDIEFTIEKDRLFMLQCRSGKRNGPAAVRMAVDMLKEKLIDKQTAVMRVTPAQLDELLHPIIDPKVELAHKPMAKGLPAGPGGACGQIVFSAHDAVEWRKQGKKVILVREETNPEDVEGMRAAEAILTARGGMTSHAALVARGWGKCCVVGCGALHVDHDKKEMSAEGKTLKEGDWITLNGTKGNVYEGKLPMMDASSENQLLNDFLKVCDTIKKLGVRTNADTPEDATRARQFGAEGIGLFRTEHMFYGKGSDEPLFILRKMIVSNTLEERKKAIDELYPYVKKDIKGTIEAMDGYPVVIRLLDPPLHEFVPREKDKLEQLAKDLNISMDELSKRAENLHESNPMMGHRGVRLGVTYPEVSEMQIRAIFESAAELIKEGKKPYPEIMIPVVCDVKELSDQLAIYKRVYNEVVSKYNLKAIKCMFGTMIEIPRAAIVADKLATVAQFFSFGTNDMTQMGFGFSRDDIGGFLPDYLKKGILPDDPFQTIDQEGIGEIIKIGIERGRKGRKDLEVGICGEHGGDPRSVEFCHRVGMDYVSCSPFRVPIARLAAAQAVLKEK, translated from the coding sequence ATGGGGAGTAAAAAGGTTGCTGCGAAGGTAAAGGGGAACAAAAAATACGTCTATTCATTCGGCGGCGGAAAAGCCGACGGGAACGAGAGCATGAAGAACCTCCTCGGCGGAAAAGGCGCAAACCTGGCCGAGATGGCAGGCCATAAGGACCTGAAGCTCCCGGTCCCTCCGGGGTTCACCATCACCACCGATGTCTGCACATATTATTACCAGAACAAAAGGACATATCCGGCGGCGCTCAAGGAACAGGTCAATAAAGCGCTGGTGCTGGTCGAGAAATTGATGGGCAGGAAATTCGGCGATCCTGTCAACCCTCTCCTGGTATCGGTCCGTTCCGGCGCGCGCAAATCGATGCCGGGCATGATGGAGACGGTCTTGAACGTCGGCCTTACCGAGAAGACCATACCGGGCCTCATCAAACAGAGCGGCGGCAACACGCGTTTCGTATACGACGCATACCGCAGGCTGATAACGATGTATTCGGACGTTGTCATGGAAAAGGCCGCAGGCATCGAGCCGGCGGACGATATGGGCATCCGCAAGCAGCTGGAAAGGATAATGGATAAGTTAAAGAAGGAAAAAGGATATTCCAGCGATACGGACATGACCGCCGACGACCTCAAGGTGATCTGCAACCAGTACAAGGCAAAGATAAAGGAAACCCTCAAAAAGGAATTCCCCGACGACCCGATGGAACAGATGTGGGGCGGGATCGGCGCGGTATTCGCTTCATGGAACGGCAAGCGCGCGATCAGCTACCGCCGCATCGAGGCGATACCCGACGAATGGGGCACGGCCGTAAACGTCCAGACGATGGTCTTCGGTAACATGGGTGAGGATTCGGCCACAGGCGTCGCCTTCACCCGCAACCCCGGAAACGGCGAGAACGGTTTCTACGGGGAATACCTTATTAACGCTCAGGGCGAAGACGTCGTTGCGGGTATCCGCACGCCGGGCCCGATAAACGGCTATTCGAAGTCGGAACATAATAAATCCTTAAAGACGCTTGAAGAGGTAATGCCGAAGATCTACAAGGAACTGGTAGATTTCCGCAGGCGCCTTGAAAAGCATTACCATGACATGCAGGACATCGAGTTCACGATCGAGAAGGACAGGCTCTTCATGCTACAATGCCGTTCCGGGAAACGCAACGGGCCGGCGGCTGTCCGCATGGCTGTCGACATGCTCAAGGAAAAATTGATAGATAAGCAGACCGCGGTGATGCGCGTGACACCGGCGCAGCTCGATGAGCTTTTGCATCCTATCATCGACCCGAAAGTCGAATTGGCGCACAAGCCCATGGCAAAAGGCCTTCCGGCCGGTCCGGGCGGCGCGTGCGGCCAGATAGTGTTTTCCGCGCATGACGCGGTCGAATGGAGGAAGCAGGGAAAGAAAGTCATCCTCGTCCGCGAGGAGACCAATCCCGAGGACGTCGAAGGCATGAGGGCTGCGGAGGCCATACTTACGGCGCGCGGCGGCATGACTTCGCACGCGGCGCTTGTCGCGCGCGGATGGGGCAAATGCTGCGTCGTAGGATGCGGCGCGCTGCACGTCGATCACGATAAAAAAGAGATGAGTGCCGAAGGCAAGACCCTTAAGGAAGGCGATTGGATAACCTTGAACGGCACAAAAGGCAACGTCTACGAGGGTAAGCTGCCGATGATGGACGCTTCCTCTGAAAACCAATTGCTCAACGATTTCCTTAAAGTCTGCGACACCATAAAGAAGCTTGGGGTCAGGACCAATGCCGATACACCGGAAGACGCTACAAGGGCGCGCCAGTTCGGCGCCGAAGGCATCGGCCTCTTCAGGACAGAGCACATGTTCTACGGCAAGGGTTCGGACGAGCCGCTCTTTATATTAAGGAAGATGATCGTCTCGAATACGCTTGAAGAGAGGAAGAAGGCGATAGACGAGCTCTACCCTTACGTAAAGAAAGACATCAAGGGGACGATCGAGGCGATGGACGGTTATCCGGTCGTCATCAGGCTCCTCGACCCTCCGCTGCACGAGTTCGTGCCGCGCGAGAAGGATAAACTCGAGCAACTCGCCAAGGACCTGAACATATCCATGGATGAGCTTTCAAAGCGCGCCGAGAACCTGCATGAGTCGAACCCGATGATGGGCCACCGCGGCGTCCGTTTAGGGGTGACCTATCCCGAGGTTAGCGAGATGCAGATCCGCGCGATATTCGAATCTGCCGCCGAGCTTATCAAGGAAGGCAAGAAGCCCTATCCTGAGATAATGATACCGGTCGTATGCGACGTTAAAGAGCTAAGCGACCAGCTGGCAATATATAAGAGGGTATACAACGAGGTTGTCTCGAAATATAACCTCAAGGCCATAAAGTGCATGTTCGGGACGATGATAGAGATACCGAGGGCCGCGATAGTCGCAGACAAGCTCGCGACGGTAGCCCAGTTCTTCTCGTTCGGGACCAACGACATGACGCAGATGGGCTTCGGTTTCTCGCGCGATGACATCGGCGGGTTCCTCCCGGATTACCTGAAGAAGGGTATACTCCCGGACGACCCGTTCCAGACGATCGACCAGGAAGGCATCGGAGAGATAATCAAGATAGGCATCGAACGGGGCAGGAAAGGCCGCAAGGACCTCGAGGTCGGCATCTGCGGCGAACACGGCGGAGACCCGCGTTCAGTGGAGTTCTGCCACAGGGTAGGGATGGACTACGTGAGCTGCTCGCCGTTCCGCGTGCCTATCGCAAGGCTTGCCGCGGCGCAGGCTGTACTTAAGGAAAAATAA
- a CDS encoding exosortase system-associated protein, TIGR04073 family — MFKNNVWKMVLVLFVISLLIGMAVPSYAANAGSKLRRGLANFATGWVEIPIAMDKSIKESNPVFGVIVGGLKGTVKGIVRTASGLFDTVTFPIPPYEKTWLNPEFIGQPTK; from the coding sequence ATGTTCAAGAACAACGTATGGAAAATGGTGCTGGTACTCTTTGTTATATCATTGCTTATCGGAATGGCAGTACCGAGCTATGCTGCTAATGCCGGAAGCAAACTGCGCAGAGGTTTAGCCAACTTTGCGACAGGTTGGGTTGAGATCCCTATCGCGATGGATAAGTCGATAAAGGAGAGCAATCCGGTATTCGGCGTCATCGTTGGTGGCCTGAAAGGAACGGTTAAGGGTATAGTCAGGACGGCCTCTGGTCTTTTTGACACCGTAACGTTCCCGATTCCTCCGTATGAAAAAACCTGGTTGAACCCAGAATTCATCGGACAGCCGACGAAATAA
- the glyS gene encoding glycine--tRNA ligase subunit beta: protein MKNKKPVTPDFLMEICSEELPAGYITPALDQLHSAVSAALSGDRLKFNAIRSFATPVRLVILVEGLAPGQEPQREKINGPSKEAAFDKDGRPTQACLGFLKSKGAEIKDIKIENTQRGEYIFIERAKESLPAGKVLSDSLPKIIASLKFPKAMRWEAGGVKFARPVRSILALYGDERVPFKFGSLASSDSTRLPRYESAVMEPVKIRSAGDYFLKLKKYGVILDQEARRKKILAILKDSARAEDAAAEYNQALLETVTFLSESPVGFTGKFAKEYLELPVEVLESSMAKNQKIFLLKDNKGRALPAFVAILNGKHKDTALIRGTFESILNAKLKDSIFFLREDLKVKLEERIDSLKGVVFQAKLGTMYERTIRLQKLARYIADLLGLPEEEKKKAELAALLCKTDLVTQMVKEFPDLQGIVGREYALKTGEDREVCKAIYEHYLPKGPNDPLPAGNIPGVLAIADKVDAITGFYAIGFIPTGSEDPYGTRRASLGLLKILSERKYPVSLDDLFDKAFELYGGVLSCDKASVKAQIIAFQKERLKNILLDKKYKDDIIDSVLSPRIGRFDRLNKKLEDFSSIAQAKYFLEAAKVVERASNILKGAKDFKGETAKVRPELFKEQLERDLWEIYEKSKGKIGERIDAGDYAGATKLYAEAFGGPIHLFFEKVVVNADDQVLRTNRLSLLKAIHAVYVDKAADLSKIKIE, encoded by the coding sequence ATGAAAAATAAAAAACCAGTCACCCCTGATTTCCTGATGGAGATATGCAGCGAAGAACTGCCGGCGGGATATATAACGCCCGCGCTTGACCAGCTGCATTCGGCCGTATCAGCCGCTCTTTCCGGGGACCGTCTTAAATTCAATGCTATAAGATCGTTCGCCACGCCGGTCAGGCTGGTCATCCTCGTGGAAGGCCTCGCTCCGGGGCAGGAACCTCAGCGTGAGAAGATAAACGGTCCGTCGAAAGAGGCCGCCTTCGATAAAGACGGCAGGCCGACGCAGGCGTGCCTCGGTTTCCTTAAGTCCAAGGGCGCGGAAATAAAAGATATAAAGATAGAAAATACGCAGAGGGGTGAATATATCTTCATAGAGAGGGCGAAGGAGTCCCTCCCGGCAGGAAAAGTCCTTTCCGATTCCCTGCCGAAGATAATCGCCTCGCTCAAGTTCCCAAAGGCCATGAGATGGGAGGCCGGCGGCGTAAAATTCGCGAGGCCTGTCCGCTCGATACTGGCCCTATACGGTGACGAGCGGGTCCCTTTCAAATTCGGCTCGCTGGCGTCATCGGATTCCACGCGCCTTCCGCGTTACGAGAGCGCGGTCATGGAACCGGTGAAGATAAGGTCCGCCGGAGACTATTTCCTTAAATTAAAAAAATACGGCGTAATCCTCGACCAGGAGGCGAGGAGGAAAAAGATACTCGCCATCCTTAAAGACTCCGCGAGGGCCGAGGATGCTGCGGCAGAATACAACCAGGCGCTCCTAGAGACGGTCACGTTCCTCTCGGAGTCGCCGGTAGGTTTCACGGGTAAATTCGCGAAGGAATACCTGGAACTCCCGGTAGAGGTCCTCGAAAGCTCGATGGCGAAGAACCAGAAGATATTCCTCCTTAAGGACAACAAGGGAAGGGCGCTTCCCGCGTTCGTCGCCATCCTGAACGGAAAGCATAAGGATACGGCCCTGATACGCGGGACGTTCGAGTCGATACTGAACGCGAAACTAAAAGACAGCATTTTCTTCCTGCGCGAAGACCTCAAGGTGAAGCTTGAGGAGAGGATCGATTCGTTAAAAGGCGTGGTGTTCCAAGCAAAGCTTGGCACCATGTACGAACGGACGATAAGGCTCCAAAAATTGGCGCGTTACATCGCAGACCTCCTGGGCCTGCCTGAGGAAGAGAAGAAGAAGGCCGAACTTGCCGCTCTACTGTGCAAGACCGACCTGGTGACGCAGATGGTCAAGGAATTCCCCGACCTTCAGGGCATCGTAGGCAGGGAATACGCGCTGAAGACCGGCGAAGACAGGGAAGTCTGCAAGGCGATATACGAACATTACCTGCCTAAAGGGCCGAACGATCCCCTACCTGCCGGCAATATCCCGGGCGTGTTGGCCATCGCCGACAAGGTGGACGCCATAACCGGCTTCTATGCCATAGGATTCATCCCGACCGGCAGCGAGGACCCGTACGGTACCCGCAGGGCATCCCTCGGCCTGCTCAAGATCCTCTCGGAGAGGAAATACCCTGTCTCCCTGGATGACCTGTTCGATAAGGCATTCGAGCTCTATGGCGGCGTTCTGTCCTGCGACAAAGCGTCGGTAAAAGCGCAGATAATCGCCTTCCAGAAGGAGAGGCTTAAGAATATTTTACTGGACAAAAAATATAAAGATGATATCATAGATTCTGTTTTGTCGCCGAGGATCGGCAGGTTTGACCGGTTGAACAAGAAACTCGAAGATTTTTCCTCAATAGCCCAAGCCAAGTATTTCTTGGAAGCCGCAAAGGTAGTGGAAAGGGCTTCCAATATACTTAAAGGCGCTAAGGATTTCAAGGGAGAAACCGCCAAGGTGAGGCCAGAGCTGTTCAAAGAACAGCTCGAACGCGACCTTTGGGAGATATACGAGAAGAGTAAAGGAAAGATAGGGGAGAGGATCGACGCAGGCGATTACGCCGGGGCGACAAAGTTGTACGCGGAGGCATTTGGCGGGCCGATCCATTTATTCTTCGAGAAGGTCGTCGTCAACGCAGACGACCAGGTGTTGCGGACGAACAGGTTATCGCTGCTTAAGGCGATACATGCCGTTTACGTAGATAAGGCGGCAGACCTCTCAAAAATAAAGATAGAATAG
- a CDS encoding glycine--tRNA ligase subunit alpha, with translation MTFQDLIMGLEKYWADKGCLLAQPYDIEMGAGTFHPLTFLRSLDKEPWNVAFVQPSRRPTDGRYSDNPLRAQHYYQYQVILKPAPENVQALYLDSLESLGIDLKKHDFRFVEDDWESPTLGASGLGWEVWLDSLEVTQFTYFQQVGGIELEVIPCEITYGLERIAMFIQGEYDLYKLKWDKTHTYGDIHKNDERECSKYNFEVSDAKMYTELFAAYEKEAKRLLNEKLLTPAYEFTLKTSHAFNMLDARGAVSTTERPTYIARVRNLAKSCAVLYLERLNGKNEK, from the coding sequence ATGACCTTCCAGGACCTGATAATGGGGCTTGAGAAATACTGGGCGGATAAGGGCTGCCTCCTGGCGCAGCCGTATGACATCGAAATGGGAGCCGGGACGTTCCATCCCCTGACATTCCTCAGGAGCCTGGATAAAGAGCCCTGGAATGTCGCGTTCGTCCAGCCGTCGAGGCGCCCGACAGACGGGAGGTACTCGGATAACCCCTTAAGGGCGCAGCACTATTACCAGTACCAGGTCATCCTTAAGCCTGCGCCGGAGAACGTCCAGGCATTGTACCTCGACAGCCTCGAGAGCCTCGGCATAGACCTGAAGAAGCACGATTTCAGGTTCGTAGAGGATGACTGGGAATCGCCGACGCTGGGGGCATCGGGCCTGGGATGGGAAGTCTGGCTCGACAGCCTCGAGGTGACACAGTTCACATATTTCCAGCAGGTGGGAGGGATAGAGCTGGAGGTCATACCCTGCGAGATAACTTACGGGCTCGAGAGGATAGCGATGTTCATTCAGGGAGAATACGACCTCTACAAACTGAAGTGGGACAAGACCCACACTTACGGCGATATACACAAAAATGACGAGAGGGAATGCTCGAAATATAACTTCGAAGTAAGCGACGCGAAGATGTATACCGAGCTCTTCGCCGCCTACGAGAAAGAGGCGAAGCGGCTTTTAAATGAGAAGCTGTTGACGCCGGCTTACGAATTTACGCTAAAGACATCGCATGCCTTTAATATGCTCGACGCGCGCGGGGCGGTAAGCACGACCGAACGCCCGACATACATAGCCAGGGTAAGAAACCTCGCGAAGTCATGCGCCGTCCTTTACCTGGAGAGATTGAACGGAAAAAATGAAAAATAA
- a CDS encoding histidinol phosphate phosphatase domain-containing protein: MIDFHTHTLLSDGSLLPSELVRRAYAVGYKGIGLADHADASNIDFLVPRLVKAAKVLTSSKIKVVPGIELTHVPPKDLRGLVTYARANGIKLILVHGETIVEPVIPGTNAAALECDINILAHPGLITLKDARTAAKRGIYLEITAKNGHSLTNGHVARVAAQARAKLVLNTDSHDPEDLITEDMAENILMGCGLSAVQIKAIFINSLSLLVNL; encoded by the coding sequence ATGATAGACTTCCACACGCATACATTATTAAGCGACGGGTCGCTCCTGCCGTCGGAATTAGTGAGGAGGGCTTACGCTGTCGGCTATAAGGGCATTGGCCTGGCCGACCACGCCGACGCCTCCAATATCGATTTTCTCGTACCGAGGTTAGTCAAAGCGGCCAAGGTCCTTACATCATCGAAGATAAAAGTGGTTCCGGGGATAGAGCTCACCCATGTCCCGCCCAAAGACCTGCGGGGACTCGTGACATACGCGCGCGCCAACGGCATAAAATTAATTTTAGTCCACGGAGAGACGATAGTCGAGCCGGTCATACCCGGGACGAACGCTGCGGCGCTCGAATGCGATATAAACATTCTCGCCCATCCCGGCCTCATAACGTTAAAAGACGCCAGGACCGCCGCGAAACGCGGCATATATCTTGAGATAACGGCAAAAAACGGCCATTCGCTCACGAACGGGCATGTCGCCCGCGTCGCCGCGCAGGCGAGGGCAAAGCTCGTCTTAAATACCGACTCACACGATCCGGAAGACCTGATCACGGAAGACATGGCGGAAAATATCCTTATGGGGTGCGGGCTTTCGGCCGTTCAAATAAAGGCGATTTTTATCAATTCTTTGTCACTTTTAGTCAATTTATAA
- a CDS encoding adenine phosphoribosyltransferase → MDNPKIVEELKKSIRDIPDFPKKGIIFKDITTLLKDGRKFQEAIDCLVERYKGKKIDKVVSIEARGFIFGSAIAYKLGAGLVPVRKKGKLPHETHRVEYALEYGTDSLEIHKDAINPGDNVLLIDDLLATGGTMSAVSGLIEKMGGKIVEVAFLIELTFLKGRERLKDHRIFSLIEF, encoded by the coding sequence ATGGATAATCCTAAGATCGTTGAAGAACTGAAAAAGTCGATCCGCGATATACCCGATTTCCCGAAGAAGGGTATAATATTCAAGGATATCACCACTCTCCTCAAGGACGGCAGGAAATTTCAGGAGGCGATAGACTGCCTCGTTGAAAGATATAAAGGAAAGAAGATAGACAAGGTAGTCTCGATCGAGGCGAGGGGCTTCATCTTCGGCAGCGCCATAGCCTATAAACTAGGCGCCGGCCTCGTCCCGGTCCGCAAAAAAGGCAAATTGCCGCATGAGACGCACAGGGTCGAGTACGCATTGGAATACGGGACCGATTCGCTCGAGATACACAAGGACGCGATAAACCCCGGTGACAATGTCCTGCTGATCGACGACTTGCTGGCGACAGGCGGCACGATGAGCGCCGTATCCGGCCTCATCGAAAAGATGGGGGGCAAGATAGTCGAGGTCGCTTTCCTCATCGAATTGACATTCCTTAAAGGCCGTGAACGCCTTAAGGATCACCGGATCTTCTCGCTGATAGAATTTTAG
- a CDS encoding PDZ domain-containing protein, which produces MRRILVFVFAVCVLGACLRPAARADTIILNDGRKIEGVITEEGNDYYNVKIKIGTMKVNKDMIAEIKKIPAEENLVNLGNQCLAANNLDAAIEQFNKALRANADYQPAKDALAKAEKIKGEAEAKKRRELEQREREAAEKKDKVKSGFGFTIDPSNGTIALSNVASGGKAEAVGLRPKDEIIQINDMAAGGKSLEEITDYLSKGDNTAFVFLVQRECELTRKKIDYQKHSFVGVGIFLDAAGNDLLINSVIVGEPADLSGIKSKDKIVSIDGKSVSGMSVDEAAALISGDESSKLKIVIQRSVEMERK; this is translated from the coding sequence ATGCGAAGGATCCTTGTCTTTGTATTTGCCGTTTGTGTCTTGGGGGCCTGCCTTAGGCCTGCGGCCCGCGCCGATACTATCATCTTAAATGACGGCAGGAAGATCGAAGGGGTAATTACCGAAGAAGGAAATGACTATTACAACGTAAAGATCAAGATCGGCACGATGAAGGTCAATAAGGACATGATCGCGGAAATAAAAAAAATACCCGCGGAAGAGAACCTCGTCAACCTCGGGAACCAGTGCCTCGCTGCAAATAATTTAGATGCCGCCATAGAACAATTTAATAAAGCCCTCCGGGCGAACGCGGATTACCAGCCTGCGAAAGACGCGCTCGCAAAAGCGGAAAAGATCAAGGGCGAAGCTGAGGCGAAGAAAAGGAGAGAGCTGGAACAGAGGGAGAGAGAAGCGGCCGAAAAGAAGGACAAGGTCAAAAGCGGGTTCGGCTTCACCATCGACCCTTCAAACGGCACGATAGCCCTGTCCAATGTCGCCTCCGGCGGAAAAGCGGAAGCCGTTGGGTTAAGGCCGAAAGACGAAATAATACAGATCAATGATATGGCCGCCGGCGGAAAATCCCTTGAAGAGATAACCGACTACCTTTCTAAGGGAGATAATACCGCTTTTGTTTTCCTCGTACAGAGGGAATGCGAACTTACCAGGAAAAAGATCGACTACCAGAAACATTCTTTCGTCGGGGTGGGGATATTCCTGGATGCCGCAGGCAACGACCTCCTGATCAACAGCGTCATAGTGGGTGAACCGGCCGACCTTTCCGGCATAAAGTCGAAGGACAAGATCGTCTCGATCGACGGGAAATCCGTATCCGGTATGTCAGTCGACGAAGCGGCAGCGCTCATAAGCGGCGACGAATCTTCCAAGCTCAAGATAGTGATCCAACGTTCCGTGGAGATGGAAAGAAAATAG